A segment of the Corylus avellana chromosome ca2, CavTom2PMs-1.0 genome:
TGAAaaatcaatgatcattttttttatacttctttttctcattttatatatataaatatgtcaaagtatccatctaataagtcatctagttttcccaagacatagaaatatacgcatcagactttcatgtcataccctaCAAATTATGTACTAATATGCTTGTGTAATATCAGGTCAAACATGTAAATTCTCAATTGTCCAAAataagtaaccaaacttaaaaactcaattatcagatcatgtgttcaaaattttaagctcaccaatgaaaatcaaatcacggtttttaagatcaaccaaaattttaagaccaacatgaacatgcattttttcaaaaaatgggaccaagtgtgtgtaaagtgtctcctatacccccaaacttaaattacacattgtccccaatgtgtgtataacatagaaagatcttacccgggagatggatgaACTGCCTGGAATGACATTGCTCATAGCtcacccctaaacttgaactaaagtacacttgtccctgcaaaacaaaacactatagtaacaaaggaaaacaaaaacaaaataaaagtaaaaataaactaaaaatgaaataaaaacaaacaaagaaataaaaaggatatgctatggggtgcctcccctGAATGCTAAGTTTAAGATCTTCAGCCAAACTGTTGTCCTCctcttaaacttgaagcaccaatcttttctgttcttgcaccaaagagaataattttttcctctaaCAAGGGGATTCCAATTGTCTGTAGATCGGGGTGGACCaatctgagttttctcaaacagtttcttaTACGGTGGGGAATCTTGAACTGGAATAAAACTTGAGTTTtcctatcttgatgtcctcaatttgctcactTGGCATCTCTGACAAAATTCTCTCCTGGACTCTTGGTACTTCGAGAATAAGAGATGATGTTGAAGAattctcagtgctctcttctttttcccgatgtggttcttgtggaacctcagtttgctcccCCTTCCTCTCATCCACTTAATTTTCAATCACtacttcactcctcaatgtgacagcttgctcatgatagtaggtgcactcttcctccatgtagtgcttATTAGGATTAGCCACTAACTGACCTtggcactcttcttcttcttcctctttaaGTATGTCTCATATTTGCTTGAGGtgagcctccatcctttcaaatgattgtgtgCGAGAgttctccatcctttcaaatgatcgcTTGCTTTCCTCCATTTAGCTAAGATGAGCTGACATCTCTTCTTTATAGGTAGCATGCTCTTTTTCTAAGGCAGCATATGCTTTTTCTAAGGCAGAACTCTtcagaggaggtggttcttcttggtattgttgatgtggagatgaatatgaataatcatatatgggagatggcaCCTCTTCTTGAGCTTCTATCCTAAAAATGGATTACCTTAGACTTGGGCTAAGACAAGgatatgattgaccatagaactgtggagatggctcctcttggtatgctttttcttctacttctttgaGAATATCGCCTTTCTGTTTGCGGTGGGCCTTCATCTCCTCAATGTCTTGCCGTGTTTTATTGGTCACCAAACTGATCATAGCTAACGACTTTTCAGAAAACTCAAGAGGATGTGGTTCAGCCTGATATTGCTGtagtggagctgattgagaagAATATGAATGATCCTAGAACTGCGGATTTgattgatggtgcagttcataAAATTGTGGAGCAGGATTTCCAGGAACTTGAGCATGCCATGAGAGAtttgactgttggctccatgttgggttataAGAATCAAAATAGCTGTCGTCCCtcggtctagagaatgatgtgttcatatgcccatAAGAATGGTTAGAAAATTGCCTTGGTGAGGGACaatttctaacatggtgataagggttatggcaatatgaacatggtccatggggtgtcggaatgctTCCCCACatgagaacaaaaataaaataacaaagttaAAActaaaagggaaacaaaattaaaaataaagacttacaaaaatgtagactcgaatgaccctgcatgaaacgaaagaaagaaaaaaaaaaagatctataATTAAAATAGTTTACGTGCTGTtgtctggatgtgcgatcgatcgcacttgctagtgcgctcaatcgcattgGTATaagtgctcgagcgcacctctgAAGGCAGAACATGAactgcgaaaaaaaaaaaaattaaaacaaaataatgcaAACTAGGAAAGaagtctaaacaaaattaaacaatccccggcaacggcgccaaaaaattgttgtgccaaatactgcataaattaatagataataattggtacgttttactcgcaagtgcacaagatcaaatgatagtatagtgcagcaagtacgagatcattcccacgaggattgttgattttgcttagaattgattaaaatatcaagattgtcactaaattgatattatggaAAAGaagtaaagataaatgaaaaggtagggctttgatatccaccactaatcatgctcaataatataacaatatgccaatgttccaatcatattatgaatacttaatgtttgccaacctaagggtatgggtgtatactccttaagctatagattttcctaagcaacgaattgggcatgggtatatactctaactcttttctttcttaaaggatttagtatgggtgtatactaagttgttctttaagaaagcataaatttatgaaaatcgacaaacacacgaaacctagggcatgggtgtatactccagGTTTTCCATgctgattaacccaagaacccatgaggaattcttttgttactctattaatcCCAGGACtagatcatccaaattgacttaaacaactaatccatactacatgcatataatggccagtcacacacatatgaggaattcaataaaataggaattaatcaagttaagcattacaatatgattatcacagaggcgccaatattaaaatattaaataacataattagggcttcaatctagccctactaaagaattagttacacataattaaagtaaaactataaagaaaagggaaagaaagaaccaaaaacgacagcttgaagtagcctccaattcctctccccaaagttgtatGGAATTGTGTCTCCTCAATTATGCATTAAATTGTGAGGcatagaggtctatttatagggcttaagaGAGTCTTAGAACCCCTAGTAATCCTGGGAAATTCGGAGTCCAGCCTCCTAGTCCAACTAGGAAGTAATCttagtacaaatcggaataggattcgtccagatttgtgttcttttattgtgagacaattttggcatagcagaagtccgaattaggaaattactatttcacaatgatttgtataattttgagatATCTTTCCAATGCGACCTCAATCGAAtacttgagctgaaagttatgatcaGAATACCAAGACATAtgcaaaatccaaatttgaatccaatccgattttgactccaattagagaaattctgaTTTGATCCCCTTAAGCTTCTTAGAAAAGGGACTTTCGATAAACAACTTTGGAAAggtggaggctacttctaggagcagttttccctttattttaattatgtgtaactagttactttagtagggctacattgaagccctaattatgtttctttaatatatcaatattgacggctttgtgataatcaaattgtgatgcttaacttgattaatttctgttttatcgaattcctcatatgtgtgtgattggccattatatgcatgcggtatggattagttatttaagtcaatttggatgatcaagtcccgggcttaatagagtaacaaaagaatcttctcacaggttcttgggttaatcaacatggggaaccgggagaagacacccatgccctaggcctcatgtatttgtcaattttgatagatttatgctttcttaaagaacaacttagtagacacccatgtaaatcctttaagaaagaaaagaattagagtagatacccatgcctaattcgttgcttaggaaaatcaatagcttaaggagtagacacccatgcccttagattggtaaacattaggtattcataatatgattggaacattggcatattgttatattattgagcatgattagtggtggatatcaaagctctacctttcatttttttgtattCCTTTTTCATAGTAGCAATTttgtgacaaagttgatattttaataaattctaagcaaaatcaacaatccccgtgggaacgatctcgtacttgcaccctatactactgtttCGAtattgtgcacttgcgagttaaagcGTACCAaatatttgtctattaatttgtGTGAAATTTGTCATAAAACACAGCTGTGCCTGCTTCATCCCTTTCCCAGGAATCCGTGACTCCTTCAGCTTTTGGTTCTAATGAGTAGTCTTAGGGCCACGTGGAGTGCCTCCTAAAGGAAGTCACTGCTCATATTCCCCGACGCTCGGAATTCTTGGTGGAGGAGCCTGCCGTTATAGAGATTGTCGAGGATGATGGCAAGGCCATGTTGATTTCAGAGGAGGCTAAGTCTAAGAGTGTAGAGGCTTGTAGAGCCGAGCCCAATCCTTCTCAACTTTAACCCAAGGATACAGAAACTACCAGAGAACCCGAAGGAATTCCTTATCAATGCGAGGTTGGATCCCACTCCTTAGAATTGCCTCGTGAAAATGAGGTTAATCCTTAGTTTGCGATGACACCGAGTCATATCGGGGAGACTCCTTGCTCGACCGAGGATCATTTCACCGTGGCTTCTCAGCGGGCCAATTCCTTGGTTAACCTGAGGACTTTGAGTTGGACGGTTGGCCCGCCCCTTACCGATTGAGCTGGGGATTGCTGGGGAATCCTTTCAGTGCCTTAGCCAATTTGATCCCCTTGGACTGCCTGAAGGGTGCTGGCGACAAGTCTCCAAGGGAAGTGATGGAGTGGAATATTTACTACCAATTGGTCGTATGTGCTCCTTATTCTCTTCCTCTGTTTATGCTTTTTATAAATTGGCTCACTATGCTCCTCTTTTGCAGGGTATTATGAAGACACTATTCCTCTACTGCGACTTTAAGAACCACCTTCAGAGCTCGACTTCAATGACTGAGAGTCTGCTAAAGAGATTGGAGGAGTCCGAGGCTGAGAAAGGTCGGTTGAAGGAGCTTTTGGCCCAACAATAAAATGAACTGCTTCTCTCAGCTCAACAGTTGTCGCTCACGGAGAACAAACCTAAAAAAGCTAACTCTAAAGTTTTTGAGTCCAATTATCGAGCTGAGAGCCTAGAAGCCGAGCTCATGGCGATGAAGGAAAAGTTTGAGAAGCTTGGTGAAGACCATTCAATCCTCGGGGAGGAGCTCAAGCAAATTGAGGAGAGATGCACCGATGCTAAGCTGCAATGTATTTCCTCCGAAGATAGGATAACTCGAGTGTCTTCGCAGCTTAAGGAAGCATAGAGGGAGGCCTCGGTGCAATGTTCGAGAGTTGAGAAGGCCAAGGCAAGGTCAAGGGGACTCAAGGAGAAGTTCGATCATGTGAAGGGGTAGCTTCGTCATTACAACGAGAAAGCTCGAAACTATTTTAGGCAGTTCTCCTTTGCTTCTTGGACAAGAGATCAAGGTTGGGCCCGCGGGTAATGTCGGGATTTCTGAACATGAGGACGAATGATACTTttataatatttgaatattaatcaaaaagttcattttgtCCAACTCTGGTTTGCTttttgttaagtgccaaaatattcatattttagcccttaaacgtatatgtgttaattccttagtgttgttagtttatgccattttattccttttctgtattttctgtgtctttgtaggtctttggaagaaaaggaagaaaacctggacgtattgagcttaaagagcaaatttgggaaaagctgaaggctttgatagtgcgatcgatcgcaggagacctgcgattgagcgcactacaagcaagAGAACTAGATGAGCGCAAGGCGTGCGCTTGTGCGCACAAGCAACATCCTCGATTCCATCTGCGATCGAGTGTCTAACATATACAATCGATTGtagtcctgcgatcgagcgcacatgggctgcgatcgagcgcacccgtgcgctagAGAACAATGAGCTGtggccagaatgccctttccttccatattagggtagtCCAAGTCCtacttgtaataggattaaaccctacgaattttctaggtttactagtgtaacaaggacttctaaaggcctataaatagacctcttagcttctaggaataagtgtggagaaaagaggcacaagctttggaaaggaactaaaggctagatcaagaggagtttcgatttttcttctcttccaccttttattttgttatgtagtttatattttaattggggctagattgaagccctagtcatgactatttatgatttcagtattggcgcctttgctacaattatattttggtgtatttaacttgattaactcttgttttcttgtattcctcatatgtgtttgcctgatcaacataagcatgtggtatagacttgttaattaaatcaatttagatgaccaagtcctgggtttaataagagtaacaaaagaaatccacactgggttcttgggttaatcaacatggggaatcgggagtatacacccatgcccttggCCTCATGGTTTGTCggtttccatagatttatgctttcttaaagaacaacttagtatatacctatgctaaatcctttaagaaagaaaagaattagagtatacacccatgcctaattcgttgcttaggaaaatctatagcttaaggagtatacactcatgcccttaggttggcaaacattaaatataccggtatgattggcgaattggcatattgttatcttaattagtctgattagtggtggatatcaaaaccctaatccttttttagttttagtgtagcttttattttaattcaatcgtgacaattgaattttatctgtttgattaaataggaaattacttctaaacataatttaccaatcctcgtgggaatgatctcgtatttgcttgctatactatcatttgatcttgtgcacttgcgagtaaaatgtaccaagtatttgcctattaatttaggtgggtaattggcACAACACTATTCCTTTCCTTTTGCaatcttttgaaaataaactttaAGTCTAATTTTTTGAATGCTTGGCCTCTGGAAAGCACCCTTGTGGTTGTCTTTCACTGAGGTATTTTAGCCTTCAAATGAGCCTTCTTTTGAGGCTTTTCATTCTTAAAATGGGCTAAGTTCATAAAGCGCCTTTACGGCTATTTTTCTTGAATGTGGGCCTCGAGAAAGCGCCTTATCGGCTATATTTCTCCGAGGTAGTCTAATCTTTGAACAATCTTTCTTCAGAGGCTTTATGTTCTTAATGGGTTAAGTTCGAAAAGCGCCTTTACGGCTATATTTCATGAATGTTAGCCTCGAGAGAGCGCCTTATTGGCTATATTTCACCGAGGTATTTTAGTGTTTAGAATTAACCTGTGTCCGAGATTTTAAACTCTTTAATTGGGCTAAGTTTGGAATGCGCCTTTATGGCTATTTTTCTTAAACCCTTGGACTCGGGAAAGTGCCTTTACAGATATTTTTCACTGAGGTAGACATtaacacaataattttttaatattccttGGATTAATACGATGCTTTTACAAAGTAAATTTAAATTGAAGCTAAGCAATTTAAACATAGTATTTCTTCAGATGCTTGGCATTCCATGGCCTCAAGAGTGCCTTCCCCTCTCTGTCTTCGAGGTGATATGCTCTAGCTTTATGGCATGCCATTACTTTgtaaggtccttcccaatttggAGCTACCTTGCCCTTGGCTGGGTCTTTGGTGGCGATAGTAACTTTTCGCAAGACCAAGTCTCCCAGCTTGAAGCTTCAGTTCTTGACCTTTTGGTTGAAGTACCGAGCTACCCTCTCTTGGTATGCTGCCATGGTTACTTGGGCCTGGTCTCGCCTCTCCTGCAACAAGTCAAGATGTAGCTTGATGCCTTCATCACTGCACTCGGGCAGAAAGGTTTCTGTGTGGAAGCTTACCGATCCAACCTTGGCTGGGATTACTATTTCGCTCGCAAAGGAAGAGCATAAGGAGTCTCTTCGCTTGGAGTCTTCTTCGTAGTTTGGTATGCCCATTGGACTTCTGGGAGATCCTTGGCTCACTCTCCTTTGCGCTCGCCAGGCTTCTTCTTCAGCATCTTGAACATGTTCTTGTTGGTGGCTTCTACTTGCCCATTCGCTTATGGATGTCTCGAGGATGAGAAGTAGTTCTTGATATGGAACTTGGCACATCAATCTCGGAATGAGTCACAATCAAATTGCTTCCCATTGTCAGTTACAAATGCGTGTGGAATGCCATACCGACATATGACATTCTTCCAGAGGAACCtctccatgcatttggttgttTTGTTCACCAAGGCCTCCACTTCTGCCCATTTTGTGAAGTAATCTACTGCCACCACTACGAACCGAACACCCCCCTTTCCTTGGGACAATGGTCCTACTATATTTACCCCCCACTGCGAGAAGGGCCAAGGTGAGGAAATGAAACTTAGCTCCTCAGGGGGTTGCTTGGAAACATTGGCAAAGTGTTGGCAATTGTCGCAAGTCCTAACCATTTTCATCGAGTCCTGACTCATATTCTGCCAGTAGAAACCTGCTCGGACAGCTTTGTGTGCCAACATTCTTGCACCCAAATGACTGCCATAGATGCCTTCATGAATCTCTCGGAGGATGTAATCACCTTCCTCCTTAGAGACACACTTGAGAATGGGTAACATGAAACGTCGTTTGTAGATGGTTCCATTTACCATGCTGAACCGAGCAGCCATTGTCCTCAATTGGACtactttctttttgttagtTGGAAGAGTTCCCTTCGCCAAAAATTCCACCAACTCTTCTGCCCATTTTGGCATCACCTCTATTGCTAAAACCATTCTCTCCTTGTTTATAGCAAGCTTGAGTAGAATTTGGACTGGTTCTTTGGTTTCTTTCACACCGCCCTCGGTTGCTGAACCTATCCGAGCCAAATGATTTGCCTGTTCATTCTCTTTCCTTGGGATTTTGATTATacagaattttttgaaaaaattctgCATTTTTTGTACTTTAGATAAGTATAGCTTCATCTTCTCCCCTTTGGTCTCAAATTCTCCTCGGACGTGTCCGACAATCACCTGGGAGTCGCTTCATACTTCAACAAATTCTGTTCCCATCTCTAGAGCCAAGCTAACTCCTGCTAAGACTACTTCATATTTGGCTTCATTGTTGGTACTCTTGAACTCCAGCCTCAAAGAACTACGCAACTCTTCTCCATCTAGTGTTATCAACACCACTTCTGCTCCACCATTCTTCTTTCTGGATGATCCATCCACGTAGATCACCCATACTTCGTCCCTCAGGCATTCTTGTGTTTCTAGCAAATTCGTGAATTCTGCCAAGAAGCCTTTGAGGGCCTGTCCATTGATGGTGTTTTGAGGGACGAACTCAATATCGAACTCCCCTATTTCGATTGCCCAATTAGCTAATCTATTAGACAGATCTAGCGCATCACCTTCTTATGTGGGTACTCAGTTAGGACTTTGATTGAATGAGCCTCGAAGTATGGATGAAGCTTCCTTGATGCAATGGTCAAAGCGAAGGCAAGCTTCACCATTTGCTCATATCTTTCCTCGGCTCCTCTCAATGCTCGGTTGATGAATTATACTGGCTTTTGGACGCCCTCTTCTTCTAGGATCAATGCTGCACTAACCACAATTGGCTGTACAGCTAGGTATAGGTACAATATTTCTCCAGGAATTGTTCGGCTCAACAAAGGTGGGCTGGCTAGGTACTTCTTTAGTTGCTCAAATGCTTGCTCACACTCCTCGAACCACTCAAATGCCTTTTTTAAGATCTTGAAGAAAGGGAGGCATTTGTTAGTTGACCGAGAGATGAACCTATTCAGTGCTGCAATCCTTCCCGTCAGTTGCTGAACATGCTTCATATTCTTCGGGGATTGCATGTCTAGGACTGCTTGGATCTTTTCAGGGTTGGCTTTGATTCCTTGGTTAGACACCATGAAACTGAGGAACTTTCCTGAGGAAACTTCGAAAGCACACTTTGCAGGATTTAACTTCATCTTGTATTGCCTCAACGTCTTGAATGTTTCTTGCAAATCATGGGAGTGGTCGAGTGGTAGCACACTCTTGACAAGCATGTCATCGATGTAGACTTGCATATTTCTTCCGATCTGATCTCGAAACATCTTGTTCGCCGGCCTCTGGTAAGTGGCCTCAGCATTCTTTAGACCGAACGGCATGACTTTGTAGCAGTACAAGCCTCAGTCCGTGATGAATGCAGTTTTCTCTTGGTCAGCCTCATGCATGTAAATCTGGTTATAGCCAGAAAAAGCATCCATGAAACTGAGCAGCCCATAACCAGCCGTTGAATCCACTAGCGCATCAATTCACGGTAGTGGAAAGCTACCCTTTGGGCACTCCTTGTTCAGGTCGGTGAAGTCCacacacatcctccacttcccattggACTTCTTGACCAACACTACATTGGCCAACCAATCAGGATAGTAAACCTCCTCGATGAATCCAGCCTCGAGCAACTTCTCCACCTCTTCAACGATGGCCATGTTTTGCTCAGGAGTgaatttccttctcttttgcttTACTAGCTTCATCTGCAGGTCCACATTCAGATGATGGACAATCTCCTCGGTGCTGATCCTTGGAATGTCTTCGTGTGTCCCTGCAAATAGCTCCATGTTTTCCCAAAGAAAGGTGACAAGGCCTTCTCGGACTTCTGGGGTTAGTTGTGAGCCGATCCTCACAACTTTGCCTTCCCCCATAACTACTTCAACCAGCTCCTCGGCTGGTTCactgatgagtgtcaaatattgtatatttgggccccttaacttatgtttgtaaagttcttagctttgttattttctgatttttttgttagttttggtgttttggtgtATTGTaggtcattgagagaaaactgCGGTTTGAAGGTGAAAATAAGCAAAGGAATTGAAGATCCCTaaaagtgcgatcgagcgcacaatgtagtgatcgagcgcagtgcgctcgagcccatgCAAGGCACGCTCAAGCGCACGCCTGCACCGCGAAAGACCTGATGAAGTCCCGattgtgctcgagcgcacctagggTGTGATCGAGAGCACTCGCGCTGACCTGGCAGCGCCAGAACCCAAGTTTAGGTTATAAATAAcacatttttctcttgtaaaaatATATTGGAGGCAACGTTCTCTCACAATTTTTGAGGTTTCACGTTCTTCGTGCTCACATTTTGTGTTCTTTTGTAAGTGTGATTAATTTTATGCTATCAATTGAACTCATTATGTTGTGTTTAGTCATGGGGGTTGAGGATGAGGCctcaccattgacttatgttcatacttttatgtttttgttcaTACGATTTTGATATCAAAATAAAGTTTGATGTTCTACTGTTGTTTCAATTGCAAGATTAAATTCGTGTGATTGATTGTGATTGCTTATTTTCAaaagttggatatttgatgttttTCATCCAATGcatacatcgaatgattcaatttaaATCGGATATGCAatgtgatttggtttaagtggaatattcgttgtgatttgtacacAGATGGATGCATTGAATCTTTCGATAGGGTTTATAGATAATAGAACATGTTTGGATTTTCATCGCTTTTCGAATTTTATGATCGAAAACATAGGAGTTTGTCGTATTGATTTGGTGCAGTGGATTCTAAAAACCTTAGTATTTtctattaattgttttaataattttcaatagtttatgttttattttgcacgacaaaatcaccaacttcggaactaggttaaaacataatttagtttaaattagaAATTGGTTTTTGCAAACACAACTCCCCGTGGTTTGACCTCGTACTTGCACACACTCTACTACAAACGACTCATGTGCTTGTGGGTGAatatattttgcacatcaaatTCTGGCACCGTTGCCAAGTAGTTGTTTGttgttgtgaaaattgattttttgtttaaattgatttacgtttttctactagtttaggtagattttatttaatttttattttttcaagtttttattatttttatttgttttctttattcatctaataaaaaaaataatataaaaaaaaaaaggtgttttgttgcttttgtttttttgcagtTTCGGAGAAAGTTAGTCGCTCCCAAATACGCTTGATCGCACCtcacctgtgatcgagcgcacctgggCTCGATACTCCATGCCTACGCTCAAGTGCGTTTATGCTCAATGGCACTCTAGtgacgatcgagcgcactaccaaaGGGCACCACACACAGTCACACTCGATTGCACCCCTGTGACGACCTAGCGCACGTACTCTCAATCACACCTtacctacgctcgagcgcaccttcgcAAGCAGCATCAGCATACCAGAAGCAGCTAAgtgcaatttttgttttgttttgcaatttctctggtttatttttgttaaaattttgtt
Coding sequences within it:
- the LOC132169334 gene encoding uncharacterized protein LOC132169334 produces the protein MVKLAFALTIASRKLHPYFEAHSIKVLTEYPHKKALKGFLAEFTNLLETQECLRDEVWVIYVDGSSRKKNGGAEVVLITLDGEELRSSLRLEFKSTNNEAKYEVVLAGVSLALEMGTEFVENFFKKFCIIKIPRKENEQANHLARIGSATEGGVKETKEPVQILLKLAINKERMVLAIEVMPKWAEELVEFLAKGTLPTNKKKVVQLRTMAARFSMVNGTIYKRRFMLPILKCVSKEEGDYILREIHEGIYGSHLGARMLAHKAVRAGFYWQNMSQDSMKMVRTCDNCQHFANVSKQPPEELSFISSPWPFSQWGVNIVGPLSQGKGGVRFVVVAVDYFTKWAEVEALVNKTTKCMERFLWKNVICRYGIPHAFVTDNGKQFDCDSFRD